A part of Halodesulfovibrio marinisediminis DSM 17456 genomic DNA contains:
- a CDS encoding DMT family transporter — protein sequence MHSEYIKGLLLTAVGVLVLSFDSLMIRLIGAQTFDLLFWRGLLLSLMVLLWCRFSIPNQPILSFDRALIRSALLFTASTITFVSAISMTSVTNVLVMISTQPLFAAILARFFLKESSSPITWAAIVISMIGILWVLSDSWHSPNLTGDLIGLVCSIALAGKFVNDRASGSRNMTPALILSGALTASISAVAGHPIEIIHNGWGWMLLHCAIIIPISFILITLGPRRIPAAEVGMLMLLETAIGPLWIWIWLNEIPSLRAVEGGTLVVGTLLLHGLIKWRSGQTQTATHH from the coding sequence TGAGCTTTGACTCCCTCATGATCAGACTCATTGGAGCCCAAACGTTTGACCTGCTTTTCTGGCGAGGCCTACTGCTCAGTCTAATGGTGTTACTCTGGTGCCGGTTCAGTATCCCTAACCAGCCTATTTTATCTTTTGACCGCGCCTTAATCAGATCTGCCCTGTTATTTACCGCCAGCACTATCACTTTTGTTTCAGCCATTTCGATGACCTCTGTAACAAATGTGTTGGTTATGATCAGCACCCAGCCACTGTTTGCTGCAATACTGGCGCGTTTTTTCCTCAAAGAAAGCTCTTCTCCCATCACATGGGCAGCCATCGTAATCTCGATGATAGGTATCCTGTGGGTACTTTCTGATTCATGGCACAGTCCAAACCTTACAGGTGATTTGATTGGACTCGTGTGCAGCATTGCTCTAGCAGGAAAATTTGTAAATGACCGCGCCTCCGGCTCCAGAAACATGACTCCGGCTCTTATTCTTTCGGGAGCACTTACTGCCAGTATCAGCGCAGTAGCAGGGCACCCGATAGAAATCATTCATAATGGATGGGGATGGATGCTCCTGCACTGCGCCATCATCATTCCTATCTCTTTCATACTCATAACCTTAGGCCCTCGACGCATCCCTGCGGCAGAAGTTGGTATGCTCATGCTTTTAGAAACAGCAATAGGCCCTTTATGGATCTGGATCTGGCTTAACGAAATCCCAAGCCTAAGAGCTGTTGAGGGTGGAACTCTGGTTGTAGGAACACTCCTGCTTCATGGCCTTATCAAATGGCGATCCGGTCAAACACAAACTGCGACACACCATTAA